The Sagittula stellata E-37 sequence TCGAATACTTCTGGCTGGCGCTCCTGGGCCTGTCGGCGGCAGTCATGCTGGGCACCGGGTCGATCCTGAAATCGCTCTTGTCGCTGCTGTTCGGGCTGCTGATCGCCAGCGTCGGCATGGACACGACATCGGGCTTTCCGCGCTTCACGTTCGGCATCGACGCCTTGCTGGGCGGCGTGGCCTTCGTGCCCGCACTGATCGGCATGTTCGCCATCCCCGAGCTGATCCGCACCTTCGTCAACCGCGATGAGGTGCCCCCGGTGGCGCCCATCGGCAACCCTTTGGCCATGTTCAAAGGCATCGGCAGCCTGTTGTGGAAGACCAAGACAGGCCTGCTGCGCGGATCGACCATCGGGACCGTGATCGGCATTCTGCCCGGAGCCGGGTCCGACATCGGCTCGTGGATTTCCTACGCGGTATCGAAACGCTTTTCAAAAACACCGGAGAAGTACGGCAGGGGCACCGAGACCGGCCTGACCGAAGCCTGCGCAGCCAACAATTCCGCTCTATCCGGCGCCTACGTGCCCGCGATGGTGTTCGGGATCCCCGGGGACAGCATCACGGCAATCGTGATCGGTGTGCTCTACGTCAAGGGACTGAACCCCGGCCCGATGGTCTTCCTGACGTCGGGGGACAAGATCATGGCGATCTTCCTGGTCTTTCTCATCGCGAACCTGCTGATCGTGCCGCTGGGTCTTTTGGCCGTCGCGCTGGCCTCGCAGGTACTGCGGGTGCCGAAACTGACACTTGCACCGCTGATCCTGATCTTCTGCATCGTCGGCTCCTATTCCATCGACTCCTCGGCCTCGGGGATTGTGATCATGCTGGTTCTAGGTATCGTTGCCTATGTGATGGAGGAAAACGGCTTTCCGGTCGCGCCCGCCATCCTGGGGATCGTCATGGGGCTGCTGGTGGAACGCAACTTCGTCACATCGCTGATCAAGGCCGACGGCATGGCACCGGGTTTCGTGGAACGTCCCATCGCGGCAGGACTTGCCCTTCTTGTCCTGCTTGTCTGGGTCACTCCGGTGGTGATGTGGCTGTTCCGGCGCAGGGCCGCGAAGTGACGCTCGAACGGATAAGACCGGCCAAGTCGCTGGCCGAAACCGCCGCTGCGCAAATCCGGGACGCCATCCTGTCGGGTGCGTTTCGGCTGGGGGAAAACATTTCCGAGGATCGGCTGGTGGAACGGCTCGGCGTCTCGCGCACGCCGGTCCGCGACGCCATGGCGCTCTTGGCGCGTGAAGGTCTGGTGGTGGTGCGCCCCAAGCGTGGGTCCTTCGTGTTCCAGACCTCGCCGGAGGATATCAAGGCGATCTGCGATTACCGCGAACTTCTGGAAACCCAAGGCGTGCGGGTTGCGTTGCGGGTCGCGCGACACCCCTATCTCGACGAGTTGGCCTCGGTGGTCACGGCCATGGAAGACGCCCTGGCCAGGGACGACGCCGACACCTACGGGCGGCTGGACACGCAGTTTCACAACGCCGCCTTCACCCATTGCGGCAATTCCTATCTGCGCGATGCCAACACGCTTGTGGCGGGGCGCATCGCCGCGCTGCGTGCCAACATCACGGCGCCCTATGCGGAACGACGTGCGGAATCCATGGCTGAACACGTGACAATGACCCGGCTGCTGGCCGATGGCGATCTGGAAGCCTTCGACGCCGCACTGAATATTCACATTCGCAGGACAGAGGACGTGTACAGCCGTGCCCTGGTCGACGGCCATCTGGGCGCGCACCGCGGGTGAGACCAGGGTGTGATCGAGAGTGAGAACGGCAGGCTCTTGTGTGCCGGATGACGCAGATCGGCCTGACAGGTCTCAAGCGTAGAATTCGAAGCCGTCTGAATGTCCAGTACGCCCTTGCTAGGGCTGAAAGCTGCGGCCGGTGCTGACAGTTGGAACCGGCTTGCCACGCGCCTCATACATGCTCCGGACTAAACCTCAGACCGCCATCCCGCGCTTCACTTTGTCCTGATCGACGCGGCAGTGAAGGCGTTCGTGGATTT is a genomic window containing:
- a CDS encoding tripartite tricarboxylate transporter permease yields the protein MLSHLSEALPLVLNWHMAFVMLACAAFGLFVGAVPGLSATMATAMLVPITFYMDPVPAIAAIVTTAAMAIFASDIPAALLRIPGTAASAAYIDDLNALTREGRVGRALGISVTASAIGGVFGSLVLMLAAPKLALVSLNFTSFEYFWLALLGLSAAVMLGTGSILKSLLSLLFGLLIASVGMDTTSGFPRFTFGIDALLGGVAFVPALIGMFAIPELIRTFVNRDEVPPVAPIGNPLAMFKGIGSLLWKTKTGLLRGSTIGTVIGILPGAGSDIGSWISYAVSKRFSKTPEKYGRGTETGLTEACAANNSALSGAYVPAMVFGIPGDSITAIVIGVLYVKGLNPGPMVFLTSGDKIMAIFLVFLIANLLIVPLGLLAVALASQVLRVPKLTLAPLILIFCIVGSYSIDSSASGIVIMLVLGIVAYVMEENGFPVAPAILGIVMGLLVERNFVTSLIKADGMAPGFVERPIAAGLALLVLLVWVTPVVMWLFRRRAAK
- a CDS encoding GntR family transcriptional regulator, with product MAVPAQGREVTLERIRPAKSLAETAAAQIRDAILSGAFRLGENISEDRLVERLGVSRTPVRDAMALLAREGLVVVRPKRGSFVFQTSPEDIKAICDYRELLETQGVRVALRVARHPYLDELASVVTAMEDALARDDADTYGRLDTQFHNAAFTHCGNSYLRDANTLVAGRIAALRANITAPYAERRAESMAEHVTMTRLLADGDLEAFDAALNIHIRRTEDVYSRALVDGHLGAHRG